A genomic window from Nicotiana sylvestris chromosome 11, ASM39365v2, whole genome shotgun sequence includes:
- the LOC138881609 gene encoding uncharacterized protein: MREKALLAPSPHPVDESSNGDEPLERKRRRLDLGKGVAIEANGSGASGMAPVSVFMVDAILSGRSPQMERVGPGAGSVRSAEGGVSSNVGGPHVKEDGSGSDVVSEDVDECLGRHTSVEVKTDGSDCHMVIPGSYNLLLNSEQVSSALAPLCAAPKSETLGTMSDTELSRRVAGMALQTLVMEVERERRERRRTGLYKKMSSKYHQYHAKHRAMSNIYHQDPKFQVFREGLKQQEDQLERRVEELEERDEELVRAIACNSELEALLKVKEDELELSQGVMAENTDLQLKEASLTVELDAKAVEVDGLKGELNASADKLTTTISKTVSLEDALSLSRSELTGEKENFGRRIVGFDGRVRELEAELALLQGQMALLRSYEVNHRSQPSTSRPSTG, translated from the exons ATGAGGGAAAAGGCATTGTTGGCACCGTCCCCGCATCCTGTTGATGAATCTTCTAATGGCGACGAGCCGTTAGAGAGAAAAAGGAGAAGGTTGGACCTGGGAAAGGGCGTGGCCATTGAGGCCAACGGAAGTGGGGCATCTGGGATGGCCCCGGTGTCTGTGTTTATGGTCGATGCCATTTTGTCGGGGAGGTCTCCCCAAATGGAGAGAGTTGGCCCGGGAGCCGGTTCAGTGCGTTCCGCTGAAGGGGGCGTGTCGTCCAATGTCGGAGGACCTCATGTCAAGGAGGATGGATCGGGTTCAGATGTCGTCTCGGAGGATGTCGATGAATGTTTGGGTCGCCATACCAGTGTAGAGGTGAAGACGGACGGATCTGACTGTCATATGGTAATTCCGGGGAGTTACAACTTGCTGCTGAATAGCGAGCAGGTTTCTTCGGCCCTTGCTCCTTTATGCGCCGCTCCTAAAAGCGAGACGCTTGGGACGATGAGTGACACAGAATTATCTCGAAGGGTCGCAGGTATGGCCTTGCAG ACCCTCGTCATGGAGGTGGAGAGAGAGCGTCGTGAACGGAGAAGGACTGGCCTCTATAAGAAGATGTCATCAAAATACCATCAGTATCATGCTAAGCATCGGGCAATGTCTAATATCTATCATCAGGATCCCAAGTTCCAGGTGTTCCGCGAGGGACTTAAGCAGCAGGAAGACCAGTTGGAGCGTAGGGTAGAGGAGCTGGAGGAGAGGGACGAGGAGCTTGTGAGGGCTATCGCATGTAATAGCGAATTGGAGGCCCTTCTTAAGGTGAAAGAGGACGAGCTTGAGTTGAGTCAGGGGGTAATGGCTGAGAACACCGATTTACAACTGAAGGAGGCCAGCTTGACCGTTGAGTTAGATGCTAAGGCAGTGGAGGTCGACGGACTTAAGGGTGAGTTGAATGCCAGTGCTGATAAGTTGACCACTACCATTTCTAAGACGGTCTCTTTGGAGGATGCCCTCAGCCTATCCAGGTCGGAACTTACGGGGGAGAAGGAAAATTTTGGTCGTCGAATCGTGGGATTTGATGGGCGTGTCAGGGAGCTGGAGGCGGAGTTGGCCCTATTGCAGGGGCAGATGGCTTTGCTGAGGTCATACGAGGTAAACCATCGTTCCCAGCCCTCAACATCTCGTCCTTCAACTGGTTAG